A genomic region of Kribbella sp. NBC_00382 contains the following coding sequences:
- a CDS encoding DUF3159 domain-containing protein, which yields MAEPHGTPQGTQRDQLDEDLNEKLVEILKPEFEAAETVPPAEDEPAPAKPTVSRPEGTTDKDFFQALGGWGALLDVGLPWIAFMIVYAASDHDLKLALIVAVACGGAVALLRLLRKQPLRNVIGGFIGVAFSAWVANRSGKAENVYLPGMILSAGYLLIYGISIVVRWPLFGALYGVITQTGGDWRRDPDMYRGFNRATLVFAGLFAGRLAIQIPLYLTHQLNALGIAKIGLGLPCYALALWLAYSVLRGSLPADKWDETRDHVTGLLRGGKK from the coding sequence GAAGCTCGTCGAGATTCTGAAGCCCGAGTTCGAGGCCGCGGAGACCGTGCCGCCGGCCGAAGACGAGCCGGCTCCGGCCAAGCCGACTGTGTCCAGGCCGGAAGGGACCACCGACAAGGACTTCTTCCAGGCCCTCGGTGGCTGGGGAGCCCTGCTCGACGTCGGTCTGCCGTGGATCGCGTTCATGATCGTCTACGCGGCGTCCGACCATGATCTGAAGCTCGCTCTGATCGTCGCGGTGGCCTGTGGTGGCGCGGTCGCGCTGCTGCGGTTGCTCCGCAAGCAGCCGCTGCGCAACGTGATCGGTGGCTTCATCGGGGTCGCGTTCTCCGCCTGGGTGGCGAACCGCAGCGGCAAGGCCGAGAACGTCTACCTGCCCGGCATGATCCTCAGCGCCGGCTACCTGCTGATCTACGGCATCTCGATCGTCGTTCGCTGGCCGCTGTTCGGCGCCCTCTACGGCGTGATCACCCAGACCGGCGGCGACTGGCGCCGCGACCCCGACATGTACCGCGGCTTCAACCGCGCGACGTTGGTCTTCGCGGGTCTCTTCGCCGGCCGCCTGGCCATCCAGATTCCCCTGTACCTGACCCACCAACTGAACGCCCTGGGAATCGCCAAGATCGGCCTCGGCCTCCCGTGCTACGCCCTGGCCCTCTGGCTTGCGTACTCCGTCCTCCGAGGCTCCCTCCCAGCCGACAAGTGGGACGAGACCCGCGACCACGTGACCGGCCTCCTCCGTGGCGGCAAGAAGTAG
- the dapA gene encoding 4-hydroxy-tetrahydrodipicolinate synthase encodes MTADHLFGTNLVAMVTPMNPDGSISTQGVNSLVDHLITTGADGLVVAGTTGESPTLTDAETTALIRAVATQARGRAKVIAGIGTYDTATTIRRAVEAEAAGADALLLVTPYYSKPTQAGVIAHCRAVADATTLPVMLYDVPHRTGLALAPATITDLATHPHIHAIKDAKGDLAEAMTLMSTLAYYCGIDDLNLPYLAAGATGLVSVTANLTATPNADLIHAIRTGDLDTARAIHRSQIPVTAALTAASQGAANSKAALAELRIIPHRSVRLPLLEGQPG; translated from the coding sequence ATGACCGCTGACCACCTCTTCGGCACCAACCTCGTCGCCATGGTGACCCCGATGAACCCCGACGGCTCGATCAGTACCCAGGGCGTCAACAGCCTCGTCGACCACCTCATCACCACCGGCGCCGACGGCCTGGTCGTCGCCGGCACCACCGGCGAATCCCCCACCCTCACCGACGCCGAGACAACCGCCCTGATCCGCGCGGTAGCAACCCAAGCCCGCGGCCGCGCCAAAGTCATCGCCGGCATCGGCACGTACGACACCGCCACCACAATCCGCCGCGCCGTGGAAGCCGAAGCAGCAGGCGCCGACGCCCTCCTACTAGTCACCCCGTACTACTCCAAGCCGACCCAAGCAGGCGTGATAGCCCACTGCCGAGCGGTAGCCGACGCCACCACCCTCCCCGTCATGCTCTACGACGTCCCCCACCGCACCGGCTTGGCCCTCGCCCCAGCCACCATCACCGACCTAGCCACCCACCCCCACATCCACGCAATCAAAGACGCCAAGGGCGACCTGGCCGAAGCAATGACCCTCATGTCGACCCTCGCGTACTACTGCGGCATCGACGACCTGAACCTCCCGTACCTAGCCGCCGGCGCCACCGGCCTGGTCAGCGTCACCGCCAACCTCACAGCCACCCCCAACGCCGACCTCATCCACGCCATCCGCACCGGCGATCTCGACACCGCCCGCGCAATCCACCGCTCTCAGATCCCCGTAACAGCAGCCCTGACCGCAGCCTCCCAAGGCGCCGCTAACTCCAAGGCAGCCTTGGCAGAGCTGCGCATCATCCCCCACCGCTCGGTCCGCCTCCCCCTACTCGAAGGCCAGCCGGGTTAG
- a CDS encoding LysR family transcriptional regulator, with protein sequence MIEVGALRALRAVAGLGTLARAAEELGFTASAVSQQLKRLERQVGVPVIAPAGRGVVLTPAGQAIVDSAPEVFQALERCAEAAQSVSEGTPRGVLRVVAFSTAIRGLLAPTLPRLAKTAPDLRVHLTEQDPDQALHSVEAGTADLALIHDADGLPTPLPPSLTQRHLHTDTGDVVMSTTHPLAMEDELLAATGDRSARRDQPLTAADLVGHAWVTSPPGTVCHQWFRRLVADAPEEPDVRHLVDDFATQLALVAAGDVIALIPRLARPALGELVARPLARRPTREVQAAWRRSGDASPAIRAMLTELTQG encoded by the coding sequence ATGATCGAGGTCGGTGCGTTGAGGGCGTTGCGGGCGGTGGCCGGGCTGGGGACGTTGGCGCGGGCGGCTGAGGAGCTGGGGTTCACGGCTTCGGCGGTGTCGCAGCAGCTCAAGCGGTTGGAGCGGCAGGTCGGCGTACCGGTGATCGCGCCGGCGGGGCGCGGGGTGGTGCTCACGCCGGCCGGGCAGGCGATCGTCGACTCGGCGCCGGAGGTGTTCCAGGCACTCGAGCGGTGTGCTGAGGCGGCTCAGTCGGTGTCGGAGGGGACGCCGCGCGGTGTACTGCGGGTGGTCGCGTTTTCCACCGCCATCCGCGGCCTACTCGCGCCAACCCTGCCGCGACTCGCGAAGACCGCACCTGACCTCCGGGTACACCTCACCGAGCAGGACCCGGACCAGGCACTCCACAGCGTCGAAGCCGGTACTGCGGACCTCGCCCTCATCCACGACGCCGACGGCCTCCCGACCCCACTCCCGCCGTCCCTGACCCAACGCCACCTCCACACCGACACCGGCGACGTCGTCATGAGCACAACCCACCCGTTGGCGATGGAGGACGAACTACTCGCCGCGACCGGCGATCGATCGGCTCGCCGCGACCAGCCGCTGACTGCTGCTGATCTCGTCGGCCATGCGTGGGTGACCAGCCCGCCTGGGACTGTTTGCCACCAATGGTTCCGCCGGCTCGTCGCCGATGCGCCGGAGGAGCCCGATGTGCGGCATCTGGTTGACGACTTCGCTACCCAGCTTGCGCTGGTCGCTGCCGGGGACGTGATCGCCCTGATCCCGCGGCTTGCTCGCCCGGCGCTGGGTGAGCTGGTTGCCAGGCCGCTTGCCCGGCGGCCGACTCGCGAAGTACAGGCTGCTTGGCGGCGGAGTGGTGATGCGAGTCCGGCGATTCGGGCGATGTTGACGGAACTGACACAGGGGTAA